In Lentimicrobium sp. L6, a single genomic region encodes these proteins:
- a CDS encoding glycosyltransferase: MHCHDYNSDKPDEILGRILNVSETWLESETLLQSLKKHGCNAFTITNHNNARSCWEMQDKGFDVLSAAEFSCHVPDFNVGIHVLAYGFTPREEQVLLKLRRNIYHFQEYALQQNIPTVWAHPLYFYAPKGLPSIDFFNKMLLVFERFEVLNGQRDTWQNMLSLEWLKTFDEEKMIHYAKKYDVQPHDYCFKPLEKSYTGGSDSHMGIFAGLTGTQLYIPNLAVRKLDESMSSLALEAIINGDMIPFGANNSSEKMAIAFLDYVCQIAIHHKDPGLFRILLHKGTMADKSIALLVTNAFGEIRRHKVTMNFIELFHKSFLGKVPSKTKKWFIPSVYKPVFDDAKKIADTFNHRPTDMVKDYDEAISSISNQLNLVLAQRFGLKMQEMLKDGQLQKLKLSTIIEKLELPSELRVYLDENIKSKNKRIHKPDIGKFLDGLNFPFLASSLILSAHFTSAKVLYSNRPLLNSISEITGKYKHPKRMLWMTDTFNDQNGVSMVLKSVLQVIKERNLPIDILIASYKIKPEEHLKVIKPISEFDIPNYSSQSIRIPNFLEIHRLFQDGDYDRLMCSTEGPMGLAALYLKHAFSVKSFFYLHTDWMMFAKKVLKFDRPASSRLRRILRTYYSNFDGLFVLNKDQKKWLSNKQMNLKSKHLHLTAHWVDEAFKPQKVKKEEVFGIASDVPVLLYAGRVSREKGVDELVEIFTQAKKDIPKLRLLVIGTGPFEEEMKEKLPDELFFGWVERHELPRYYSAADLLVLPSKFDTFSMVVLESISCGLPVVAYDSKGPKDILSGTEAGFLVKRKLEMSGQIASYFQDESLRSKMIKAAVLRSQDYSSKLIMDDLLKVVEL, encoded by the coding sequence CTTGTTGGGAGATGCAGGATAAAGGATTTGATGTTTTATCTGCTGCAGAATTTTCATGTCATGTCCCCGATTTTAATGTTGGTATTCATGTTTTAGCCTATGGTTTTACCCCCCGTGAAGAACAGGTATTACTCAAATTAAGGCGAAATATTTATCATTTTCAAGAATATGCACTGCAGCAAAATATTCCCACGGTTTGGGCGCATCCATTATATTTTTATGCTCCAAAAGGCTTGCCTTCCATAGATTTTTTTAATAAAATGCTATTGGTTTTTGAACGATTTGAGGTGTTGAACGGGCAAAGAGATACCTGGCAAAATATGTTAAGTCTAGAATGGTTGAAAACTTTTGATGAGGAAAAAATGATTCACTATGCCAAGAAATATGATGTTCAACCCCATGATTATTGTTTTAAACCTTTAGAGAAAAGCTATACAGGTGGCTCTGATAGCCATATGGGTATTTTTGCAGGATTAACAGGTACTCAGTTATATATTCCTAACTTGGCTGTTAGGAAGCTTGATGAGTCCATGTCTTCATTGGCATTAGAAGCCATTATAAATGGAGATATGATCCCTTTTGGGGCTAATAATAGCAGTGAAAAGATGGCCATAGCTTTTCTTGATTATGTTTGTCAAATAGCCATTCATCATAAAGATCCTGGTTTGTTTAGGATTCTTTTACATAAAGGAACAATGGCAGATAAATCCATAGCGCTTTTGGTGACGAATGCTTTTGGTGAGATTCGTAGACATAAAGTAACCATGAATTTTATAGAGTTGTTTCACAAGAGTTTTTTAGGGAAAGTGCCGAGCAAAACTAAAAAGTGGTTTATTCCATCAGTTTATAAGCCTGTCTTTGATGATGCTAAAAAGATAGCGGATACTTTTAATCATAGGCCGACTGATATGGTGAAGGATTATGATGAAGCCATTAGTTCGATTAGTAATCAATTAAATCTTGTTTTGGCGCAGCGATTTGGGCTTAAGATGCAAGAAATGTTGAAGGATGGGCAATTGCAAAAACTGAAATTGAGTACCATCATCGAGAAGCTTGAGCTGCCTTCTGAACTCAGGGTATATTTGGATGAAAATATAAAATCTAAAAATAAGAGGATTCATAAACCAGACATAGGGAAGTTTTTAGATGGTTTGAATTTTCCATTTTTGGCCTCCTCATTAATACTTTCGGCTCATTTTACTTCCGCTAAAGTATTGTATAGTAATAGACCTCTGTTGAATAGTATTTCTGAAATCACTGGAAAATATAAACATCCAAAGCGTATGTTATGGATGACCGATACCTTTAACGATCAGAACGGGGTATCCATGGTTTTGAAATCGGTTTTGCAGGTCATTAAAGAAAGAAATTTGCCTATTGATATTTTAATAGCGAGTTATAAAATAAAACCAGAGGAGCATTTGAAAGTGATTAAACCTATTTCGGAATTTGATATTCCCAATTATAGTTCACAATCCATAAGGATACCTAATTTCTTAGAAATACATCGTTTGTTTCAAGATGGAGACTATGACCGCTTAATGTGCTCAACAGAAGGGCCAATGGGTTTGGCTGCTTTATATTTGAAACATGCTTTTTCAGTGAAATCATTTTTTTATTTGCATACTGACTGGATGATGTTTGCCAAAAAGGTTCTTAAATTCGATCGGCCAGCCTCGAGTCGATTGAGAAGAATACTTCGGACTTATTATAGCAATTTCGATGGTTTGTTTGTGTTGAACAAGGATCAGAAGAAGTGGTTGAGTAATAAACAAATGAACCTAAAAAGTAAACACCTGCATCTTACCGCTCATTGGGTTGATGAAGCTTTTAAGCCTCAAAAGGTGAAAAAAGAGGAGGTCTTTGGAATTGCAAGTGATGTGCCCGTGTTGTTGTATGCAGGACGTGTAAGTAGAGAGAAAGGAGTAGACGAGCTTGTCGAGATATTTACGCAGGCTAAAAAGGATATTCCGAAATTAAGACTTCTCGTAATCGGAACTGGGCCTTTTGAAGAAGAAATGAAAGAAAAACTACCCGATGAATTATTTTTTGGATGGGTGGAGCGCCATGAATTACCTAGATATTATTCCGCTGCAGATCTTCTTGTTTTGCCAAGTAAGTTCGATACTTTTAGCATGGTAGTTCTTGAGTCTATTTCTTGTGGATTACCTGTTGTAGCATATGATTCAAAAGGCCCTAAGGATATTTTATCTGGAACAGAGGCAGGGTTTCTTGTCAAAAGAAAATTAGAAATGAGTGGGCAGATTGCAAGCTATTTTCAAGATGAAAGCTTAAGAAGTAAAATGATAAAAGCGGCGGTTTTGCGTTCTCAAGACTATTCTTCAAAATTAATTATGGACGACTTGCTTAAAGTGGTAGAGCTCTAA